CATCCCCAAACCCTAGAGCAGCGCTCAGAAGCGATCGCCGTTGGAGCCAGTTGTAGCCGATCGCTCACTGAGGTGCCGACGTCTAGGTCAGAGTATGCCCATACACCTGCCGCCTACGCCGAAGACCTCTTGCAATTGCTGCAAGCCCTGAATATTCAGAATGCCTGGCTTGTGGGGCATTCCCTTGGCGGGAGCATTGCCCTTTGGGCTGCCCACCAGTCACCGAGTGCGATCGCTGGCGTCGTTTGTGTGAACTCGGGGGGAGGCATTTATCTGAAAGAAGAGTTTGAGCGGTTTCGCATGGCTGGCACCCAGCTCGTCAAGCTACGTCCCCGCTGGCTGCCCCAAGTGCCGTTACTCGATGTTCCCTTTGCCCGCATGAATGTGGCTCAGCCGATCTCCCGTCAGTGGGCAAGACAACGTCTCCTCGATTGGGTAGCAGCCCATCCCACAGCAGCCCTCGGCGCATTGCTGGAGTCTACTACCGAGGCGGAAGTGCATTACCTGCCGCGCCTGGTAGCTGGGTTGCCACAGCCCGTCTACTTCCTAGCAGGAGAGCAAGATGACGTGATGGAGCCCACCTATGTAAACCACCTAGCTAGCTTCCATCCACTCTTTGAATGCTGTGGTCACAATGTCCTTCAAGTCTCTAACTGTGGACATCTCTCCATGCTGGAGCATCCTGGGACAGTAGCTCAATACATTCGCCAAGTTGTGACGCTTCATTCATAGAGCTTGAGCACATCCTCCACCGCCATGCGAGACTGTACCCCCAACGATAGGGGCGATCGCCGTCCATGGGCCAGATGCTCCGCCGCCGCGCAGGCAATCATAGCGGCATTATCGGTGCAGAACTTCAGGGGCGGAAAAATCACCCGCAGCCCCTTGTCAGCCGCCGCTGCCGTTAGATGCTGCCGTAGACCGCTGTTGGCCGCAACACCGCCGCCCACCACGATGGTAGTTAGTTGATGATCGAGGGCGCAGGCGATCGCTCGTTTGGTAAGCGATCGGGCCACCGTAGATTGAAAGCTAGCAGCTAGATCTGCTACTGGCAAATCCGGAGTCTGCGCCTGGAGAGACTGGGTCAGCCGCAAAACAGCCGTTTTCAGACCGCTAAAGCTGGAATCATAGGGATGGTAGCCGCCTTGGGGCAGAGAAATTTTTCCCTCTGGCAAGGCGTAGGCCTGGGGATTTCCTTGGGCCGCGAGGCGATCGATCACCGGGCCACCTGGATAACCTAGGTCTAGCAAACGCGCAACCTTATCAAAGGCTTCCCCCGCTGCATCATCGTGGGTTTGCCCCAGCGTTGTGTAATGCCCACAGCCTTGAACGTACAGCAGGCTAGTATGCCCACCTGATACCAAAAGACAGAGAAAGGGCGGTTCTAAAGTCGGTTCCGTGAGATAGGAAGCGTAGATATGCCCTTCTAGGTGATGGACGCCCAGAAACGGCTTTTGATGCAGCAAAGCCAAGGTTTTAGCCGCACTCAGCCCCACCAGCAACGCTCCCACCAGCCCCGGTGCCACCGTAGCCGCAACGCCATCGATGCTATCCCAGGACAGATCTGCTTGATCCAGCGCTTGAGCGATCGCCCAGTTGACAGTTTCCACATGCTGCCGAGAGGCCACCTCCGGCACCACTCCCCCATAAGGGCGATGAATGTCGATCTGAGACGACACCACACTGGTCAACACGTGGCGATCGCTGACAATGGCGACGGCCGTTTCATCACAACTGGTTTCAATAGCGAGGGTCGTTACCATACAAGACCAGATAATTAGAGCTGTCGAGAGCTGGTGAAGAACAGGTTACAAACAGATGACGCAAGAAGCACAGGGGTAGGATATTCTACCCACTCCATCCCCTCAGACTACACGATGAACCGGTTACCCAGGGGACGATCGCTCACTCATGAACTCATCAATGTAACGATTTACAGCATGAGTTCGTCATTTGATGCACTGTTTGGTAGAGAACTAGAGATTAACAGGATCGATCGGATTCCAGACGAGTCTTAAAAGAGAGCGATCGCCCGGCTCTAAATGTTAACAAATATCAAGAACTATACACCTCCGTCCCAGTTCATGAAGATACTAATTCTGAGGTTTATGTCCAGCATAGTCCATCCTAAAACTCAGCTTACGGGCTGATTAAGATCGACTCTGTTGACATAGCTGTGCCACCGCTCCGCCAATTAAATCAAGCGGTTGGGCGATCGCACACCGACAGATGCATCGCGATAGATTTGGAGATGTTTTCGAATAGATCCATTGATATTGCAGATGGGTTACCTCTAAACATTTTCAATGCTTGAAAGGGTATGAAAATGAATGGGATGTTGCGCTTTACTGAGACCATTCAGAAGAGTATGATTGCTCTGAAGTTCAACTGCTAAACGCATCCATAACTTCATTTTTGTACAAAAATCTTTGTTTTTCGTAATAAAGGGAAGCAATTCCAATGAGACGATTGTTTGCTCTACTTCTAGTTATTAGTCTTTGGATTGGCTTTGTTCCTCCAGCCTCCGCTGATGTAGCTGGACTAACCCCCTGTGGTGAGTCTGCTGCCTTCCAGCAACGCGCTGCTGCCGCTACAACGCCTCAAGCCAAAGCCCGTTTTGTAAAATATGCTGATTCCAGCCTCCTCTGCGGCACCGATGGGTTGCCTCACCTAGTGGCTGATGGTCGCTGGAGCCATGCCAGCGAATTTATGATTCCAGGTCTGATGTTCCTCTACATTGCCGGATGGATTGGTTGGGTGGGCCGTGCCTACCTAATTGCCGTTCGCGGTGAAAAGAATGCCGAAGAGAAGGAAATCGTGATCGATGTTCCTCTAGCTACCAAGGTGATGCTAACGGGCTTTGCTTGGCCGTTGGCTGCTCTGAAAGAATTTTCGAGCGGTGAACTCGT
This genomic interval from Candidatus Obscuribacterales bacterium contains the following:
- the tsaD gene encoding tRNA (adenosine(37)-N6)-threonylcarbamoyltransferase complex transferase subunit TsaD, coding for MVTTLAIETSCDETAVAIVSDRHVLTSVVSSQIDIHRPYGGVVPEVASRQHVETVNWAIAQALDQADLSWDSIDGVAATVAPGLVGALLVGLSAAKTLALLHQKPFLGVHHLEGHIYASYLTEPTLEPPFLCLLVSGGHTSLLYVQGCGHYTTLGQTHDDAAGEAFDKVARLLDLGYPGGPVIDRLAAQGNPQAYALPEGKISLPQGGYHPYDSSFSGLKTAVLRLTQSLQAQTPDLPVADLAASFQSTVARSLTKRAIACALDHQLTTIVVGGGVAANSGLRQHLTAAAADKGLRVIFPPLKFCTDNAAMIACAAAEHLAHGRRSPLSLGVQSRMAVEDVLKLYE
- a CDS encoding alpha/beta hydrolase, giving the protein MVRSVDIRGLPHAYSLTSETAVPTVLVFVHGWLLSQAYWQPVIQHLSADYQCLSYDLRGFGQSQPIADYNIHPQTLEQRSEAIAVGASCSRSLTEVPTSRSEYAHTPAAYAEDLLQLLQALNIQNAWLVGHSLGGSIALWAAHQSPSAIAGVVCVNSGGGIYLKEEFERFRMAGTQLVKLRPRWLPQVPLLDVPFARMNVAQPISRQWARQRLLDWVAAHPTAALGALLESTTEAEVHYLPRLVAGLPQPVYFLAGEQDDVMEPTYVNHLASFHPLFECCGHNVLQVSNCGHLSMLEHPGTVAQYIRQVVTLHS